The DNA sequence CTCCGCCTCACATGTTGAGAGAGCAACTGTTTGTTGCTTCTTTGATGACCATGAAAATATTGCTGAACCAATATGAAAAGCATAACCTGAAGTGCTTTTCCCGTCATCCAAATCTCCACCATAATCACAGTCTGAGTAGCCAACTAAttttgaatcttgagaatgagtGTAAAATAAACCATGATCAAGTGTACCTTTAATGTATCTCAAAATTCTTTTAGCTGCCATGAAGTGATCTTGCTTCGGCTTCTCCATGTATCTACTAACCAGTCCAACCGCATACATGATATCCGGACGAGTAAAAGTTAGGTACCTCAGACTTCCGACCAAACTTTTGAACAATGTCGGATTTACCGACTCCCTCGTTGAATCAATTCTGAGCTTTATGCTTGCTTCTGCTGGTGTGCTCACCGGCTTGCATTCCTCCATTTTGAACTTCTTTAAAATTTGCTCCGCATATTTTTTCTGAGACATAAAAATCCCATCTTTCTTTTGCTTCacctcgactccaagaaagtatgacatttgaccaatatctgtcatctcaaattcgttagtcataactttcttaaaatcatcaaacatacCAGGGTTGTTTCCTGTAAAGATGATGTCATCCACGTACAAGCACACGATCATAatatctccccctgaatttgtctTTGTATAGAGGGCATGCTCATATGGACTCTTCACGAAACcttttttctgaaaatattcatcaacccttgtattccatgctcgcggagcttgcttcaaaccatataaTGCTTTTCTCAGCCGATAGACTTTATCTTCCTTGCCTTTATGAACATATCCGGGAGGCTGCTcaatatagacttcttcttcaagataaCCATTCAGAAATGCCGACTTCACGTCCATCTAAAAAATCTTCCATTGATTTTGAGCTGCAATTGCTGTAAGCAGTCTTATGGTATcaactcttgcaactggagcaaatacctcatcatagtcaatgccataTCGCTGCTTGTAGCCTTTAGCCACTAGCCTCGCCTTGTGCTTTTCCACTTCACCATCCTGATTTGTCTTTGTCTTGTAGACCCACTTGACACCAATTGCTTTGTGTCCTTCTGGAAGATCTGTGAGCTCCCATGTATCATTTTTCTTGATTGCgccaatttcttcatccatggctttattccatttgctttcttcagaagcttCCTCAAATGTAACTGGATCACACTCAGCCATTAAGCAAAACAATGAATAATCAAAGGTAGTTTGTACCGGACTTGTTGCTTCATATATATTATCCAAACTCCGCATTTTCCTTGGCGCTCCCCCTGAACTGCTGCTTCCTCCCATGGATGGTGTTGATCCAAAAGTTTGTTGATTTGGACTTGGTGGAGGAGTTTGATCATCGTCTCCGTCATCTTCAATGTTCCGGTTATCACCGTCATCGTCATCACCATTGAAAAATAAACCAGCAACTTTTCTTTCATCCTCGCTCCATCTCCAGTAATCTGATTCATCGAACTCGacatctcgagaaatgattaatttcttcgtcaggggattgtagagtctgtacgccttgcttcttttgtcatatccggtaaaAATACACTATTCGCCTTTGTCATCCAGCTTCTTTCTTTTCTGATCAGGAACGTGGCCATAAGCAATACACCCAAAAATTTTGAGATGTCCAACTGATGGTTTGCTCCCGCTCCATGCTTCATTTGGAGTTTTATTTCTGACACTTTTTGTTGGACAGCGATTCAACAAATAAACTGCACATAGAACAGCTTCGGCCCAAAAAGTTCTCGGTATGTGCTTTGCTTTCACCATGCTCCTTGCCATGTCAAGAATAGTGCGATTTTTTCTTTCTGCAacgccattttgttgaggagtataggctgttgtcaactgatgattgattcCATGTATTTTACAAAAACTTCTGAACAGATTAGAAGTATACTCGCCTCCTCTATCTGATCTGAGTACCTTCAAATAATGACCACTTTGCTTTTCTGCCAgtgctttgaactccttgaatttatcaagagcttctgacttttctttgatgatatacacccaattttcctgctaaaatcatcaataaaagttAGGTAATACCTATTACCTTCAAGTGATGGGATATCAAATGGACCAGCTATATCTGTGTGAACTATCTCCAATGGCCTCctggctctccatgattttccaacGGGAAAACTTTGTCTGTGTTGCTTCCCCTTAAcacatgcttcacacaaattttctGGTTCATTGATTTCTGGCAAGCCGTCCACCATCTTCGTCTTTGACAATAATTTTAAACCAGAAAAACCAAGATGACCATATCTTAAATGCcataaccacaagtcatttttaATTACCGTCTTCAAACACCTCTGCATCTTCGTCTGTATATCAAGTGTAAACAAAcgattctttgacatctccacatCTGCAATTAATTCTTGATCCCGATTCCTGATGACGAGAGAATTATCCTGCATCTGTATATAATATCCTTTCTCCACAAGTTGGCCAAGACTGATGATGTTACTTTTCAAAGCAGGTATATGGTATACATCATTAATAAACTTTTTCTCACCATTCTTCAATACAATCGTAATTGTACCTTTACCTTTGACTGGAATCTTCGATGAATCACCAAACGTAACTTCTCCGCTGATGGTCTCGTCTATCTCCGTAAATAAATCCTTGTGGCCCGTCATGTGGTTGCTCGCACCAgagtcaagataccaaacatttTTCTTGCTCTCCTCGTCGCCTTTATAAGTGAGGAACATAGCAGTGCCaatatctttgtcttcttttgctgctgcaaaatgacttctttcttccacttTCGGTGATCTACATTCATAACTGAAATGGCCAAATTTATTGCAATTATAGCACTGAAATTGAGACTTGTCACCTCGTTGAAATCCTCCTCGTCCTCGTCCTCTAAAATTCTGACCATGGCCAGATGGACAATAACCTTCAGTGTTCTGGCTTCTGTTGAAGGACTGTCTTCCACGTCCTCTTCCACCACGGTAGCCACCTCTGAAGCCACCTCTTCCACGACCAGAACTGCTACTGCTTGAACTTTCACCAATGGACACCTTACTTTGCAACGCCTTTTCTAAATGGCTTGTatcatcatactggttcatcCGCTGCTCATGCGCTTGAAGTGAACTAACTAGCTCATCAATGGAAATTGTGGAGAAATCTTTTGACTCCTCGATAGAAGTAACCACGTAATCAAATTTTCTCATCAATGAACGGAGTAATTTTTCCATGACCCGAACATCATCGAgactttctccatttctcttcaTCTCATTTGTCACTGTTTTTAAACGAGTAACATATTCACCAATATTTTCTGAGGCCTTCATTTTAATATTTTCGAACTCGCCACGAAGAACTTGGAGCCGCACCTTTTTTACTTTCTCCACGCCTTGGAATGATTTCTGCAAAATCTCCCACGCATCTTTTGCTGTTTTTGCTTCTGAAATTTTTTCAAAGGTAGATTCATCAACACCTTGAAAAATTGTGTACAACGCCTTTTTGTCCTTTTTACGGGACTCCTTTAACGCCGTCTTCTCGGCATTTGGAAGTGCTGCTTCAGCGGTTGCATCTGCGGGCTCATTAAACCCACTTTCGACAATATCCCAATTGTCGTAGGAACCGAGTAACACCTTCATTTGGATACTCCAATTCCCGTAATTTGTCGCCGTCAACTTCGGAATGTTGGGCTGCACCATATTCGCCATTTTCTTGAACGGAACGCTGGCTCGGATACCACTTGTTGGAAACGTAGATGGGCTTTACACAAAAAATATTTCAATAATATTTTTACACCTTGTTGGAAACGTAGATGGGCTTTACACAAAAAATATTTCAATAATATTTTTACACCAGCACAATAATAACAGATTACTTTTATTTCTTAATAATAGAAATAcaacttatacatatatataagtgTTTACACACACTGCAATCTTTTTCCTCTCACAAGAGCTTCAGCTCTTTTCTTTCTCTCTGTGAACCTCACTATTGGTGTTGTATACAAGAATGCAGGAATGCCTTATTTATAGGCTCTGAGATGATGACCTAATTGCTTAAGTAATATTGTTGCTGAC is a window from the Apium graveolens cultivar Ventura chromosome 1, ASM990537v1, whole genome shotgun sequence genome containing:
- the LOC141707105 gene encoding uncharacterized protein LOC141707105, which codes for MANMVQPNIPKLTATNYGNWSIQMKVLLGSYDNWDIVESGFNEPADATAEAALPNAEKTALKESRKKDKKALYTIFQGVDESTFEKISEAKTAKDAWEILQKSFQGVEKVKKVRLQVLRGEFENIKMKASENIGEYVTRLKTVTNEMKRNGESLDDVRVMEKLLRSLMRKFDYVVTSIEESKDFSTISIDELVSSLQAHEQRMNQYDDTSHLEKALQSKVSIGESSSSSSSGRGRGGFRGGYRGGRGRGRQSFNRSQNTEGYCPSGHGQNFRGRGRGGFQRGDKSQFQCYNCNKFGHFSYECRSPKVEERSHFAAAKEDKDIGTAMFLTYKGDEESKKNVWYLDSGASNHMTGHKDLFTEIDETISGEVTFGDSSKIPVKGKGTITIVLKNGEKKFINDVYHIPALKSNIISLGQLVEKGYYIQMQDNSLVIRNRDQELIADVEMSKNRLFTLDIQTKMQRCLKTVIKNDLWLWHLRYGHLGFSGLKLLSKTKMVDGLPEINEPENLCEACVKGKQHRQSFPVGKSWRARRPLEIVHTDIAGPFDIPSLEDYWRWSEDERKVAGLFFNGDDDDGDNRNIEDDGDDDQTPPPSPNQQTFGSTPSMGGSSSSGGAPRKMRSLDNIYEATSPVQTTFDYSLFCLMAECDPVTFEEASEESKWNKAMDEEIGAIKKNDTWELTDLPEGHKAIGVKWVYKTKTNQDGEVEKHKARLVAKGYKQRYGIDYDEVFAPVARVDTIRLLTAIAAQNQWKIF